The following coding sequences are from one Capsicum annuum cultivar UCD-10X-F1 chromosome 3, UCD10Xv1.1, whole genome shotgun sequence window:
- the LOC107865858 gene encoding F-box protein At5g07610-like — MISNDNATSSDSLYVDEYGVIKVSWSSERCTKPYRPLSSKNTIETEASSSESAQLIASNNDFLIEILLHLPTRCLLRLQTVSKQWLSIISSPQFRCLHTRRNARSSTSTIGLFLCQNPTFNFLSLRQEDFSAMSMMNERFSSIRKGKIICHVNSCNGLFCLDIKLSDGKREFYVYNLTTGKYRLIPQPDTIDEPHLVKTMNLAFDPEKPEDYHAVCVWLSVSGNQLRFAVYSLSTGVWRHSTECYDCNEYGGVDLCYYYGVFWNGAVHWVSQTAPFLRFEIGNCAFRSMPTTPIVEGQWHRNIEYFGESGGHLHLIDLNPHPSMQFDILELEVNYSGWFVKYHVNLDFLPNLYPVMVNQEVNPPEEYAYSNVFSTICFLEDEKDKAMLLLSLPGKIILYNLGNRMIKELADVKPASFRLFIDGARYDGFEMYKHVETLACV; from the coding sequence ATGATTTCCAACGACAATGCTACATCCAGTGACTCGTTGTACGTTGATGAATATGGTGTTATCAAAGTTAGTTGGAGTTCTGAAAGGTGCACAAAACCATACAGGCCATTATCCAGCAAAAACACGATTGAAACTGAAGCCTCTTCATCAGAATCTGCACAGCTCATCGCCAGTAATAACGATTTTTTGATTGAAATATTACTGCACTTGCCCACAAGATGTCTACTTCGTTTACAGACAGTTTCAAAACAGTGGCTTTCAATTATTAGTAGTCCCCAGTTTCGTTGTCTCCACACTCGCAGGAATGCTAGGTCCTCTACCTCCACTATCGGTTTGTTCTTGTGCCAGAACCCcactttcaattttctttctctCCGCCAGGAAGATTTTTCTGCTATGAGTATGATGAATGAAAGATTCTCCAGTATACGCAAAGGTAAAATAATTTGTCACGTGAATTCATGTAATGGACTATTTTGTCTTGATATTAAATTAAGTGATGGGAAGAGGGAGTTTTACGTCTACAATCTCACTACTGGTAAATATAGGCTTATTCCACAACCAGACACAATCGACGAACCCCATTTGGTAAAAACAATGAATTTGGCTTTTGATCCTGAAAAGCCTGAGGATTACCATGCTGTCTGTGTTTGGTTGTCTGTTTCCGGGAATCAACTTAGGTTCGCGGTGTATTCTTTAAGTACTGGGGTATGGAGGCATTCTACGGAATGTTATGACTGTAATGAGTATGGAGGAGTGGACTTATGTTACTATTATGGTGTTTTTTGGAATGGGGCTGTTCATTGGGTTAGTCAAACAGCGCCTTTTTTGCGCTTTGAAATTGGTAATTGTGCGTTCAGATCAATGCCTACTACGCCAATTGTTGAAGGTCAATGGCATAGGAACATTGAATACTTTGGTGAATCTGGTGGACACTTGCATCTTATTGATCTGAATCCACATCCAAGTATGCAATTTGATATATTGGAGCTGGAAGTTAACTATTCTGGATGGTTTGTTAAGTACCATGTTAACTTGGATTTTTTACCCAATTTGTATCCTGTCATGGTGAATCAAGAAGTGAATCCACCAGAAGAGTATGCGTATTCAAACGTATTCTCAACAATCTGTTTTCTCGAAGACGAGAAAGATAAAGCAATGCTATTGCTATCGCTTCCTGGGAAAATTATTTTATACAACTTGGGAAATAGGATGATCAAAGAGCTCGCGGATGTAAAGCCAGCTTCATTCAGGCTTTTCATTGATGGGGCACGTTACGATGGCTTTGAAATGTACAAACATGTTGAGACCTTGGCTTGTGTTTGA